One region of Hymenobacter sediminicola genomic DNA includes:
- a CDS encoding cold-shock protein, with product MKTGKVKFFNESKGFGFIIQDENNQDIFVHQTGLIHEIRENDRVSFEVIEGKKGLNAVNVERIAAL from the coding sequence ATGAAAACGGGCAAAGTAAAGTTCTTCAACGAATCGAAGGGCTTCGGTTTTATCATCCAGGACGAAAACAACCAGGATATTTTTGTACACCAGACCGGTTTGATTCACGAAATCCGCGAAAATGACCGGGTTTCGTTTGAGGTAATTGAGGGCAAGAAGGGGCTGAACGCCGTGAACGTTGAGCGCATTGCCGCTCTGTAA